atattaattttgtattagacGAGAATCAACTTTATAAAGACAATTATAACTTGACTAATTATTTAACATATAATGTGATATGATGCGATCCGGACGGGATGCGCATCTGAGAAGGTACAGCTCTTAGGTTTTAACCAGAGTCATTAGACAAgaaacctaatatatatatatatatatatatatatatatatatatatagaaggtaCAATATTTATGATGATATTGACGTATCAACTAATCGATGCTAAAATACGAGTAACGTGTTCTCCACAAATTTGGTATGTAGGATCTAAAAGAATGATTGGTCCAAGGATATATAGCAAATGATACTCTTTCACAGCATTTGCTCCTGCAACTGGACGTTATATAGGCTTCGGGTGCATTGTTCACATTAACGATCAGAAAATCTTacaacattttaattttttaatttttaatttttaaatattagttgaaaaaaaataaggaaaaaggaTGAAATGgcaacataaaacaaatatatatagccACTGGGTATGTGGCAGAAAACTGAGAGATTTATTGGTTAAgaaaaagggatttgattcatacacaacaccatcatAACAAcaatacaacaacccctcacatgagggtgggccccagtgtgtagggtccaccctcatgtgaggggttattGTGTTGGTGttataaatttaacattttcttaaggaaaatgataaaaccacAACCCCATCACAACTCCTTCACAACCCCCACTTACAATAGTGTGGAGCCCATGTGTGTGGGCTCCACACCATTGTGAGTGGGGTTGTGAGGGAGTTATGTAAAGGAGTTGTGAGCCAATCATGTTCCGTTGGttaaaatacagaaaataataagaaaaataaaaggataaaTGGGCCGTTTTGTGAGATCAACCTTTAAATGTttcaaaaactgaaaaaagtaATGGATGTTTTCTTTGATGATTAGCTATACGGCATATACATTCTTTGATGATTAGCTTATTGTTATTACATAATAATtcttaaaagataaatatttgatttttttttttttttctcttggatatttttttgttcatttccatataaaaaatgtgtaaattcATCACATGGGTCTTACAgattcaataatattatttgcAAAAAAGATGTGTAAGAGAATAACACAAAACACAACTCTTTCTAAAAATATAGAGATTGCAATAATatgcaattaattaatatgattatcGGAGAATGTTAAGAAAATATTTgccattatttttgttttatattctcaaaacaaatacattaacaaatggTGATACCATTTACTAAAGGCCGCTCCGACCTAGCAAAGCCTATTTACCTGTAGGCTAAGCTGTGCCTATCAATTGATGGGTTAGCCCCCTCTTAGGGGAATCACATTTGAATGGTCCTTAGCCCGATGGACACATTGTAATGGGACCATCGATAAACTGGCCATAATAACAAACAATAACGACCTAGGTCGTTATAATGACAGTACTAGGGGAGCACTTGTTGACTACTACCCATGTCACGATGACCTTGTCTGTCACATTCGGCATGGCAGTCCATATTAGCACAATGTTGAGTGCCCAAGGGTAAGCAGTTCATACTGAAAATATCGAAAACCCATGTGGGGCAATTGGTATTGACAGGGTGTTAGATACCTAGGAATAAGCGGTCTGTATTAACAATATGCTCCCCTAATCGAATGGTACCACGTGGCTTGAGTTATTAAACCAATCAAATGGTGTCACGAGACTAGATTTTCGCATTTCTTCCCTATAAATAAGAGTCTATTGTAGCAAGTAAAAACTTAAGCCTTTActatttttctaattatttatttatctaataattatttattaatttaagcaTCAAAGTGTTATTTGATGGCACCTCCCACGAGTCAAAACATGGAATATCTTTCAAatcataaaacattttttacaaatttatattttttacttgctGTAAAAGCCTTATCAAACACATATAtaccaaattttataaatgtcaacctcaaccaaaaaaaaaaaaaaaaaaaaaaagagtttcaagagaaaaaaccacttttAAAAACTATCATCAAAACACGTCGGGCATTGTATTGTCCAATCCGTCccttttcattctctttttcttttttttttttggttgtaaatCGCACAAAAaggaaagcaacaaaaaaagaagaagaaaaagtaaccCCGTTAGGCCCGCTGATCCGTTACACATGACAGTTTTAGGCTAAAAGTTAGCCCATTTGCCTTTGCGGGTTGAGATTTACACCATCCATGCGATCGCCTGTTCTTGCCGACAGTGCCCAATCGCACTTTACCGAATCCAAAACGTGGTGGTCCCGGTCGCCAGTCAGACGTTCGGGCTATCGTGATTCCCACGCTGTTTGCAAGTTGCAACGGACAGGTGATAATAATTATGatcacagtttttttttttttttttaaaaaaaaagaaattaaattactttttactattaTCTTAAAAGTGAATTTGACTTGTAAACGAAAAGTACGATTGtaaactaaattataaaaaataaattattttgaaattacatttttaaaattttgggattCGCAAGTAAACGagagtttttttgaaaacgtagattTTTAAAGGTTAGCCTGCGATTTTATCAAatacttaattgcatttttaaaaaccatttttctaaattatacattttaaaatcgaacttttttaaattgcaaacataaaagaatttttaaatgCATTACACAATAACTTtccttatcttttctttatactatttaaataatttttcctccccctcttgtatgaacgtgtcaaaaaaaaaaaaattaaatgccacaagaaagagaggaaaaaaaattatttaaattttgtaagaattatattaaaataaggtTAAGAGaattatttttgcttttatagATTTAGTGTATAACTTTTGATTCCATTGTTATTTCCTTATAGTTTagagaacaataataaattttgattcaaatgattttttagaaattttttctacatctattaagaaaataaaatttaaaaaacttctGCTAGtgatttaatttgtaaattgtTGCATCTGTCTTCGGCTTTATTTAAAaaggaatgtttttttttaaaattttttatttaaaaacgtaattttttttttatatatattttcagatcattattttaaattttttttttttttgaaaggtttAAAACACACACTTAAACACAGTActttcaataattttatttaaaaacacgtTTTTAATTTGCAAACTCAGACAAACTCTTCCTAACTAGGATCTGCCGCGGAAACTGCTGTTGGAACCGTTTATCTTTAAGCTCACCAACCTTGTTACTGTAACTGGTACAAGTTCATTTTacctttcgtttttttttcgtTGTCTTAATtgcccccccccaaaaaaaccgAACAACTCTCTGTTGCTCTAACGCTGTCTTTAGCCCATCATTTCCTTCCTAATCCGATTCCACTTACTGGCTCAAACTTTGTTctatatcatatgattatcaTCTTCATCTTCGAAGCCTTTGAAAAGAAATGATTCTTTCaaacaacaataaaataagACCCCAAATCCCCAACGCGCCACGAGGCCCAAAATCTCTGCAACAAGCAAAGAAGCACCGAAACCCTTTGTCACCATTCACGTATTCCATCCTTTCCCTTCTCTCCGATTCTCTCCTGTTCTATAAGTTGCAGTTGGTACAGTGAACCGCCGTCGTTCCCACTTCAGCTTCAAAAATGGCCGAGTCCGGGTCGAACCCGCAGGTCACGTATCTCCACGGTGACCTGGACCTGAAGATTATCGAGGCCCGCCACTTGCCCAACATGGACGTCGTGGCACAGCACCTCCGCCACTGCTTCACTGCCTGTGGCACTATCAAAATCCCAAACTCCAAATACGAATCCGACGGTGGTGGTCGCGACGACGACAGAAGCAAAGACGGCGAGGTCCACCAACACCGCAAAATCGTCACCAGCGATCCGTACGTCAAAGTTTCGGTCCCCCAGGCCACGCTGGCGCGCACACGTGTGATCAAGAACTCTCAGATCCCTAAGTGGAACGAGCAGTTCTATATTCCACTAGCACATCCCgtaatttttttggaattcgAGGTCAAAGATGATGACATTTTCGGCGCAGAGTCCATCGGCACCGTCAAATTCCAGGCGGAGGAGATCGCCTCCGGCAAGCTCATCGCCGGTTGGTTTGATATCATCGGATCCACCGGAAAGCCGCCGAAGCTGGGCGCGGCGCTACGGCTCAAGATGCAGTTCACGCCGTTCGAGAAAAACCCAGTTTACCGGCACGGCATAGCGGGCGATCCAGAGCATCGGGGCGTGAGGCACACGTACTTCCCGTTGAGGAGAGGTTGCTCGGTGATACCGTACCAGGACGCGCACGTGCTGGACGGGATGCTGCCTAAGATCGAACTGGACGGAGGGAATGTTTACCGGCAGGAGAAGTGCTGGGAGGACATTTGCCATGCGATCGTTGAGGCTCACCATTTGGTGTACATTGTGGGCTGGTCGATTTACCACAAGGTGAGGCTGGTTCGGGAGCACACGCGCCGGTTGCCCCGTGGTGGGGATTTGACACTCGGTGAGTTGCTCAAGTACAAGTCCGAAGAGGGCGTGCGGGTTTTGTTGCTTATTTGGGACGATAAGACCTCCCACGACAAGTTCTTGCTCAAATCGGTGAGTCTTATGATCTGCATTGCGTAGtttgaatttgttaaaaataattgttaatattttaagCATTCAGTGATTGAATTATTGAAGACAAGATAATTTAatcggtattcacaattttaaatatagtataatataattcaaaaaaatccaacacccaaacgagccctataattgttcaaattttaagtaaaacaAAAACGTACATTTTTAATTGAACATGTCAgaaacatttaaaaaagaaatgcatgTGAATTATATACATTTTGTACgcatgtcagtttaatagactaaattagACTAAATTGAAGGAAATTTCTCAAACtgaatttgaatttgtcttCATAGAATACTAAGCAGTTTTGTAGTTAAAAACATAGATTTTGTAGTCTCAGCCTacaatttttaagaattttactATGTATTACGATTTTAAAGTACAAGCACAATGGGGGTGCAATCCAAATACACCTGGAATATATAAGAGAGACACCCAATTAGGAATCGTATGTTAAAATGGTTCAGACTTTGTCATTTTTAACATTTATCATTTGTGAGTTACTCTTCATTTTTCCTTAATTCATTGTATCTGCGAGTTGTTTGCTATCAAAAGGAATTTATGAATTGTCCAATTCAAGATAATGGTTTTTCTGTATTACAAGATGCAGCACAAATTATATTGGTGCTGGGGAAGGTGGGGTTGGGGAGAATGTTGCCATGAATGTTTTGCATTGGGTAATCCAGGCATTTGTTTTGTGGAAACTATTAGCCGGGTATGTGTAATTTTCAGTTGTAATCTGGAAGTGGCATTGGTTGCAGAAGGGAATGATGCAGACGCATGATGAAGAGACCAAGGAGTTTTTCAAGCATTCATCTGTCACTTGTGTTCTGGCACCTCGCTACGGAAGCAGTAAGATGGGCTATTTCAAGCAGCAGGTGAACTTTATTTCATTGTCTGGTAAAGTTTTCCTGCTATAGGTCGGGcaattgtcctttttttttctttttttttttttgggggggggggcgggggggaattttcatcaattttgaatttagtgcttgagttttcaattttaaaaataaggtccttaagttttactcaagttttaaattGGTCCCTCTATCACTTTGTTGTCAAAATTAACGATTTTTAATTTGTCACGTGTATCTCATTTGACATGCCAGGGTTTATCTCAGAGTTAAAGTTAATAGTTTTTCTTCTAACGCTACAAATCTAGAAGATTAAGTTGACAAAGaatatggtttttgtttttggacttGGTGTTGGGgtcttttgttttgattttgttgtttttttttatagataatttTGGCGCTTAAAGATATGACATTGATATTAGGTGTTGATATGAATGCTAGcgtgtcaattgagacacacatgACATATAAAAAACCATTGATTTTGGCGTAAAAGTGATAGAATGGCCTATTTAAAATCTGGATAAAACCTAATGACTATactcttgaaattaaaaactcaatgactaaattcaaatcaaataaaaacctAGGGGCTAAATATgacttttccctttttcttttctttaattgttTTACAATGATGTTCCTCCATTTTGaacatgagtaatgctatacaacTAAGATGACGTGGCAGTGAAAATtagctattgtttttttttttgaaagtgttgaTTTTCACTACTACATTATTAAGTTGTATGACAGTTGTATaagagtctactaaatagcattactctttaaacatattcaattaattttacTTCTACTGGTTTAAtcatatatttacttttattggGTTTGAAATCCTAGTTTTATCTAATAGCGTGGAATATATTAAAAGTATCTTTTCATGAACCTTTTGTATACATCCCATGTACCCAAGGCATTTCCTCTTTtctaaaaaagttattatttatttatttattttttttttctgaaaaagaaaaaaagtttagttTTAGGAttagttttattgtttatttgattttaataatACCATTTGCTTTCTTTTGAGCTGGACAATTTGTTGGAGTTGCTTATGTAATGGTTCTATACAGGTTGTTGGAGGCCTTTTTACACACCATCAAAAGTGTGTCCTTGTGGACACTCAAGCAGGTGGTAATGATAGAAAGATAACTGCATTTTTAGGAGGGCTTGATCTTTGTGATGGTCGCTATGATACACCTGAGCATCGACTATTTCGTGATCTTGGCACTGTATTTTGTGATGATTATCACAATCCCACATTTCCTGTAAGTTGTTAGCTAAATGGTTTCGCATGAGCATATTGTAGCCATTACTATATTTCCATCTTGACATCATTCAAATGTTTTCAAGGTTTTCTAGTATCTATTACCTTAGTTATTAAGTTACATGGGCTTGTGTACCTTTTAATAATTGTaagagaaaatttcacttataacccctgatctttcatcacttttgtaattaagtattcaaactttaaaaaatgttaatttagggtatccatttttcaatttttttattttttattttttaatttcaaccatctcttagaattttccgttaaatcatgtcaaaatttccaaaatatccttctttttttaggaataaaaaaagaattttttttttgcaagcaTGTaagtgttggtcaaaatttaatggaatttgcaaaaatatttatgCCTGAATCtatgaaaatttttatatattttttttagaaaaaaaacatgggtattttgagaattttgataggatttaacgaaaataAATCTAACGGAAggttcaaattaaaaaaaaaaattgaaagttggatactctaaattgacactttttaaagtttgaatacttaattgcaaaaataatgaaagatcaggggttataagtgaagttttctctaatTGTAATGGCTGATATAGTTCATTGAtccttactcttccacaaaagacaccttaagggaagatgtttgctcaaggcttataaagcccacaactcAAGCATACCTTGACAATGTGAGATTCTTAATACGCctcctcacgtgtggcactattgtccaaacaagTGTACAACAGGAGGGAAGAcccaacattgtccaaggccctaaagctctgataccatgataaagtccattgagcaTTACTCTTTCACAAAAAGCACCTTAAGGGAaaaggtttgctcaaggcttataaaacccacAACCCAAGCATACCTTGAAAATGTATGACTCTTAACAATGGCTTTAGAGCAAAATATGACATCTATATTTCATAGTAAGAATTCTTGAATACAGCGTTCAAAACCCACCCCACCCCCCATCCCCCTCCCTTTCCAGTTTccccttcctctctctctctaccatAATGCTTTGCCTTGTACTAATTCTAGGTAGGAATGATGTTGCTAAAGGTTCTCCATGTGGTCCTACGACCATAAGGCCTTTGAAACCCCTGGCATGTAATATGATGCAACTTTAGCATTTTCTTTAGAATGTGGGGAATCTGGCTAGGTGGTTTTCTGTGCGATTATGAAGGTGTCACTGTTCTTTTGTTCTCCCATTCTCATTTCTACAGGGATGCTACAAAAGCAAAGTTGCTATTCATGAGATTTTCTCTTATGCATAAAGAAAATATTGATTAGCAGCATCTACCAATTTTCTCTAGTACTTGATTCTTAAGTGCCATTAAGTTTGAGTTGTATTCATGTGACTTGTCAACAATATATGTTGTAGGCCTCATTCTGGAGATACTATTTTCAGTTGAATACATTTTATGCAGATTCATTCAGGCCCTGTTATAGACCTCTTGCTGGTCTTTCTCTAGAATCAATTGTCAACTTTGTTTGCACCTCTTGGGCTAAGTCACATATTTACATGCTAGTATGTCACTGCgaattttgtttcttatcaTAGTTTTAACATAAGTCTGGCGTAATAAGCTATGCACTTTATCAAGTGTGAAATCAAATCTTCCTTGATTACATTGATTTCGTCGGCTGCATTCCTGCTTAATTTTCTGTTCTATATTTTTTGCTCAACTGTTGATAATGCTGTAGCAGTTGTTTCTTTTTGACTGTCCCTGTTTTCTCCCCATGTTTTTATGTATGAATTAGGCTGGAACTAAAGCTCCAAGGCAACCATGGCATGACTTGCACTGCAGAGTTGATGGGCCTGCTGCATATGATGTTCTTATAAACTTTGAGCAGCGCTGGAGGAAAGCAACAAAATGGAAAGAATTTGGACTATTTATCAAAAAGGTTTCCCGTTGGCACGATGATGCCTTAATAAAAATAGAACGTATCTCTTGGATACGAAGTCCTTCCCTATCTAGGTCAAAGGATGGTATCACATCTGTTCCGGAAGATGATCCCAACTTATGGATTTCCAGTGAAAGTGATCCTGAACTTTGGCATGTTCAGGTTTGATTTTGCAACTCTCTTCTTGAGTAAAAGCTCCccttttttttggcttttctttttttctttttgtgtgggGGGAATGAAAATTTCCTCGTTCCGTTTAATTCTTCTATTCAATCTGTGTGTTTATTCTGCTTTTGCAGATTTTGAGGTCCATTGACTCAGGGTCACTGAAAGGATTTCCCAAAACTGTTCAAGCTGCTACCGCCATGGTTTATATATGatctacttttttctttcttcacacacacacacacatacatatatttctaCCTTGTTCTCTTTATCATTGTCTCTTTGTTGTGACCAAGATCTGACTTCTATATATCTGTTGTACATCATATAATAATTACCTAATTTCAAATTGACGTTGTTCTACTGCAGAACCTTATTTGTGCGAAAAATCTGGTAATAGATAAAAGCATTCAAATGGCATACATCCAGGCGATCAGATCTGCTCAACATttcatatatattgaaaatcaGTATTTTCTTGGATCATCGTATGCGTGGCCATCATATAAAGATGCAGGTCAAGATCATGATCTTCCCTGCAGTGTTTTATTTGTTGGTCTCTACAACATTGTTTCCATTCCTTGGACCGAAATTCTCTTTTTACTGAAGAACCTGTGCTATGGAGTTTTTATGTGAAGCATTATTCTTAAGATCTCTAAGTCTGAGCAGTTCATATGTGAGAAGTAGCCTCTACGTTTTTGTGTTCAATCTGTTTTCTTGGTGGATCAGATTACACATATAATTTATCGATCTTAAATAATTTCATCTACTAGTTCATCCACACGAAATTGCTGCAAATATTGTCTACATTTGAAACTTATTAATCGCTGCTACATTTCTACTCAATTTAGCCACCATGAGGACAGTCTTGATAGTTCTATCTTCATTCTCCCTTAGTATTACTTTCTGACTTTTACATTCTATGAATTGTAATTTCTTCATGTCTTAGGGTAAGAAGCATGTGCTAAATACCAAATACAATCCTTGTTTGTTGACTcgaaaattttctcaagttatTGGATTGCATGGTATGAGCAGGAGCTGATAATCTAATCCCAATGGAGTTGGCGTTAAAGATTGCTAGTAAAATTAGAGCAAAGGAGAGATTTGCAGTGTATATTGTCATGCCAATGTGGCCTGAGGGTGATCCAAATTCTGCAGCTATGCAAGAAATTCTCTTTTGGCAGGTAATATGGTTATCTAATGTCTAAACTATGTAAGCTGATGTTGCTTCATGTTTTGGTACTGACAAGATAGCTAAAGATGGCTGTTACTTTCTTACAATGAAAATCGAGAAGAAACAATGAagttgtatttttcttttggcaaCCAAAAGGTTGTTCTTGGCAATTATTGGTTTGGATTCACGGATAACAAATCCAGAAGTTATCATATTCACTTGGATGGAGTGCATTTTATTCATTAGAGTGAGTTCTTGGCTTTAGGTTGTGATATTAGGATGTTCTGGAACCTAAGTCCAAAAAGTGTATAATGTGGATAATAA
Above is a genomic segment from Alnus glutinosa chromosome 12, dhAlnGlut1.1, whole genome shotgun sequence containing:
- the LOC133851091 gene encoding phospholipase D delta — its product is MAESGSNPQVTYLHGDLDLKIIEARHLPNMDVVAQHLRHCFTACGTIKIPNSKYESDGGGRDDDRSKDGEVHQHRKIVTSDPYVKVSVPQATLARTRVIKNSQIPKWNEQFYIPLAHPVIFLEFEVKDDDIFGAESIGTVKFQAEEIASGKLIAGWFDIIGSTGKPPKLGAALRLKMQFTPFEKNPVYRHGIAGDPEHRGVRHTYFPLRRGCSVIPYQDAHVLDGMLPKIELDGGNVYRQEKCWEDICHAIVEAHHLVYIVGWSIYHKVRLVREHTRRLPRGGDLTLGELLKYKSEEGVRVLLLIWDDKTSHDKFLLKSKGMMQTHDEETKEFFKHSSVTCVLAPRYGSSKMGYFKQQVVGGLFTHHQKCVLVDTQAGGNDRKITAFLGGLDLCDGRYDTPEHRLFRDLGTVFCDDYHNPTFPAGTKAPRQPWHDLHCRVDGPAAYDVLINFEQRWRKATKWKEFGLFIKKVSRWHDDALIKIERISWIRSPSLSRSKDGITSVPEDDPNLWISSESDPELWHVQILRSIDSGSLKGFPKTVQAATAMNLICAKNLVIDKSIQMAYIQAIRSAQHFIYIENQYFLGSSYAWPSYKDAGADNLIPMELALKIASKIRAKERFAVYIVMPMWPEGDPNSAAMQEILFWQSQTMQMMYDVVAKELKAMQLVDFHPQDYLNFYCLGNREDFPEESLSDNADKVSSAQKFKRFMIYVHAKGMIVDDEYVIVGSANINQRSMAGTKDTEIAMGAYQPHHTWAARKKQPRGQVYGYRMSLWAEHLGKVDTLSTEPQSLECVKKVNEIAVDNWKRYTAENFTLLQGHLLKYPIQVEADGKVGPLPGHENFPDVGGKVLGSHSTALPDTLTT